GTGAACCTCTCCGCGGCGACGATGCTCATCGTCGGCGGGCACGTCTGGTACTCCTACGGCGCCTCCGACAACATCGGCCGCGAGGTGCGCCCCTCGAACGCCATGCAGTGGCGGATGCTGCGCGACGCGTACGCGCTCGGCGCCACCGTCTACGACCTGCGCGGCATCTCCGACTCGCTGGACGAGTCGGACCACCTCTTCGGACTCATCCAGTTCAAGGTCGGCACGGGCGGGCAGGCCGCCGAGTACCTCGGCGAGTGGGACTTCCCGCTGAACAAGCTGCTCCACAAGGCGCTCGACATCTACATGTCGCGCCGCTGAGCCCGCCGTCCGCTTCCCCAGCTTCCATCCCTCTGCCACACCGCAGCCACGAGAAAGGTTCCAGGTCCGGCCATGGCGCTCACGCTCTACGTCGACACCGCGCGCTGGCGGGCGCACCACAAGCACGTGCAGGAGCAGTTCCCGGGACTCGTCCCGGTCTGCAAGGGCAACGGCTACGGCTTCGGACACGAGCGCCTCGCGGAGGAGGCCACACGGCTGGGCTCCGACGTCCTCGCCGTGGGCACGACGTACGAGGCCGCGCGCATCAAGGACTGGTTCGGCGGTGACCTGCTGGTGCTGACGCCGTACCGGCGCGGCGAGGAGCCCGTACCGCTGCCCGACCGCGTCATCCGCTCGGTGTCGTCGATCGACGGCGTCTACGGCCTCGTGGGCGCCCGTGTGGTCATCGAGGTGATGTCCTCGATGAAGCGCCACGGCATCAGCGAGCAGGATCTGGCGCAACTGCACTCCGCCATCGAGAACGTCCGGCTGGAGGGCTTCGCCATCCACCTGCCGCTGGACCGCACGGACGGCTCGGACGCCGTCGAGGAGGTCATCGGCTGGATGGACCGCCTGCGCGCGGCCCGGCTGCCGCTGCACACGATGTTCGTCAGCCACCTCAAGGCCGAGGAACTCACCCGGTTGCAGCAGCAGTTCCCGCAGACGCGCTTCCGCGCCCGGATCGGCACGCGGCTGTGGCTGGGGGACCACGACGCCACCGAGTACCGCGGTGCGGTCCTGGACGTCACGCGCGTCTCCAAGGGCGACCGGTTCGGCTACCGGCAGCAGAAGGCGGCCTCGGACGGCTACCTGGTGGTCGTGGCGGGCGGCACGTCGCACGGGGTGGGCCTGGAGGCCCCCAAGGCGCTGCACGGCGTCATGCCGCGCGCGAAGGGCGTCGCCCGCGCCGGCCTCGCCACGGTCAACCGGAACCTCTCGCCGTTCGTCTGGGGCGGCAAGCAGCGCTGGTTCGCCGAGCCGCCGCACATGCAGGTATCCATCCTGTTCGTGCCGGCGGACGCGCCGGAACCGAAGGTCGGTGACGAGTTGGTGGCCCATCTGCGGCACACCACCACGCAGTTCGACCGTCTCGTCGACCGCTGACGGCGGCGACGTACGACGACGAGAAGGCCGTACACGGATCTCCGTGTACGGCCTTCTCGTCGTCCGGCTCCCCCCTACGACGCCCAGAGCGTTGTTCGCTCAGGGCGAACCGGTGTTCTCCTTGCCGCTGCCCCACTCCACGTGAGGCACCTCGAACTGCGCCGCCTGCTGCGGCGGACGGGCCGCGGGTCCCAGGACGAACACATCCGCAGCGCGGTCGAGCACGCCCCCGGAGGGATCGTCCTCGCCGCCGCGGCGGACCACGTCCCGGTCCGGCATGAGAATGTCGCGCACGACCACGACACACAGGTACAGGGTGCCCAGCAGGTGCACGCCGATCGCCCAGTGGTAGCCGTCGGTCGGCAGACCCTTGTGGGCGTCTCCGCTGGTCGTGTAGGCGAGGTACATCCAGATGCCCAGGAAGTACGCCACCTCGCAGGCCTGCCAGATCAGGAAGTCCCGCCACTTCGGCCGGGCCAGCGCGGCCAGCGGGACCAGCCACAGGACGTACTGCGGCGAGTAGACCTTGTTGGTGAGGACGAAGGCCGCCACGATCAGGAAGGCCAGCTGGGCGAAGCGCGGTCGGCGCGGCGCGGTGAAGGTGAGTGCCGCGATACCGACGCAGCACAGCAGCATCAAAAGCGTGGCCAGCGTGTTGACGGTGTCGGTGCTGAGCGGATCACTGGAGTTCTGGACCAGGATGAGCCAGAAGGACCCGAAGTCGACACCTCGCTCCTGGCTGAACGTGTAGAACTTCGACCAGCCGTCGAAGGCGAAGAGCATGACCGGCAGGTTCACGACCAGCCAGGCGACGACCGCGCCGGCGAGTGCCTTGCCGAAGTCCCGCCACCTGCCGGCCCGCCAGCACAGCACGAACAGCGCCCCGAGCAGGAACAGGGGATAGAGCTTGGCGGCCGTGGCGAGCCCCAGGAGCACACCGAAGGCGACGGAACGGCCCCGCGACCACATCAGCATCGCCGCGGCCGTCAGAGCGACCGCCAGCAGGTCCCAGTTGATGGTGGCGGTCAGCGCGAAGGCGGGCGCCAGGGCGACCAGCAGACCGTCCCAGGGGCGCCGGGCGTGCGTCCGGGTCACACAGACGGCGATGACGGCCGCGCAGACCATCAGCATCCCGGCGTTGACCATCCAGTACCACTGCTGCTGGTCCTGGATGCTGCCGCTGCCGGGCGTGATCCAGGCGGCGACCTCCATGAAGACGCCGGTCAGCACCGGATACTCGAGGTACTCCATGTCGCCGGGGAGCCTGTCGAAGTACGGCACGAGCCCATCGGCGAAACCGCGCCCGTTGTAGAGGTGCGGGATGTCCGAGTAGCACGCATGCGTGTACTGCGAACTGGCGCCGAAGAACCAGGCGCCGTTGTAGCAGGGCGCCTTCTGGACCAGTCCGAGGGCGAACATACCCACC
This region of Streptomyces chromofuscus genomic DNA includes:
- a CDS encoding glycosyltransferase family 87 protein: MPSAETTQASAHEPDPVRPTTVDEVAASGSELIGGPLGRRALLGTSWWTPVRVIVLVAVGMFALGLVQKAPCYNGAWFFGASSQYTHACYSDIPHLYNGRGFADGLVPYFDRLPGDMEYLEYPVLTGVFMEVAAWITPGSGSIQDQQQWYWMVNAGMLMVCAAVIAVCVTRTHARRPWDGLLVALAPAFALTATINWDLLAVALTAAAMLMWSRGRSVAFGVLLGLATAAKLYPLFLLGALFVLCWRAGRWRDFGKALAGAVVAWLVVNLPVMLFAFDGWSKFYTFSQERGVDFGSFWLILVQNSSDPLSTDTVNTLATLLMLLCCVGIAALTFTAPRRPRFAQLAFLIVAAFVLTNKVYSPQYVLWLVPLAALARPKWRDFLIWQACEVAYFLGIWMYLAYTTSGDAHKGLPTDGYHWAIGVHLLGTLYLCVVVVRDILMPDRDVVRRGGEDDPSGGVLDRAADVFVLGPAARPPQQAAQFEVPHVEWGSGKENTGSP
- a CDS encoding alanine racemase, encoding MALTLYVDTARWRAHHKHVQEQFPGLVPVCKGNGYGFGHERLAEEATRLGSDVLAVGTTYEAARIKDWFGGDLLVLTPYRRGEEPVPLPDRVIRSVSSIDGVYGLVGARVVIEVMSSMKRHGISEQDLAQLHSAIENVRLEGFAIHLPLDRTDGSDAVEEVIGWMDRLRAARLPLHTMFVSHLKAEELTRLQQQFPQTRFRARIGTRLWLGDHDATEYRGAVLDVTRVSKGDRFGYRQQKAASDGYLVVVAGGTSHGVGLEAPKALHGVMPRAKGVARAGLATVNRNLSPFVWGGKQRWFAEPPHMQVSILFVPADAPEPKVGDELVAHLRHTTTQFDRLVDR